The Pontibacter pudoricolor genome contains a region encoding:
- a CDS encoding RidA family protein has protein sequence MKRQNISSGAVWEDMIGYSRAVRVGNVIEVAGTTAANGDQVIGKNNAYEQTKFILQKIEKALEEAGATLEDVVRTRMFVTDITQWEEIGRAHGEVFRTIKPAATMVQVSALINPELLVEIEATALLSADHPQNEGFSLR, from the coding sequence ATGAAAAGGCAAAACATCTCATCCGGCGCTGTGTGGGAAGATATGATCGGCTATAGCCGTGCGGTGCGGGTAGGCAATGTAATTGAAGTGGCAGGCACCACCGCTGCCAATGGCGACCAGGTCATTGGAAAAAACAACGCTTACGAACAGACAAAATTTATCCTTCAGAAAATAGAAAAAGCCCTGGAAGAAGCCGGCGCAACACTGGAAGACGTAGTGCGCACCCGCATGTTTGTAACAGACATAACGCAGTGGGAGGAAATTGGTCGTGCGCATGGCGAGGTGTTCCGAACTATAAAACCGGCCGCTACCATGGTGCAGGTAAGTGCGCTCATAAACCCCGAACTTTTGGTAGAGATAGAAGCAACAGCATTACTCTCTGCCGATCACCCGCAAAACGAAGGTTTCTCATTACGATAA
- a CDS encoding hemolysin family protein, whose product MIFNIFLTIFLVLLNGFFVAAEFAIVKVRSSQIELRAQAGNRMAKLAQHMITHLDAYLSATQLGITLASLGLGWIGESVVSQIIINIMAAFGFEPSPEIAHSIALPIAFALITVLHIVFGELAPKSIAIQRPESTTLAIALPLRFFYILFIPFIWLLNGFSNFILRSIGIRSLHGSEVHSAEELRLLFEQSAEGGAIHDSQHELIENVFQFNERMVKQILVPRTKMVAIDSNISEHDLMEIIFNEGYSRLPVYSGNIDNIVGVLYVKDLLSIIRMGEPVVLEKLIRPAYFVPETKKINRLLKQFQRRHMHIAIVTDEFGGVSGIVTMEDIIEELVGEIQDEYDEEVPLVELVSDYEYKVSASAPISDANDFLPYPLPEGEDYETVGGLVSVLYGQIPEDINDTIDFNEYEVSVLEKSERSLISVLFRIKEDMREDAVIREMPEH is encoded by the coding sequence ATGATTTTTAATATTTTCCTGACTATATTCCTGGTACTGCTCAATGGCTTTTTTGTGGCGGCAGAGTTTGCTATTGTAAAAGTCCGGTCTTCGCAGATAGAACTGCGTGCCCAGGCCGGCAACAGAATGGCTAAGCTGGCACAGCACATGATCACGCACCTCGACGCTTACCTGTCGGCCACACAATTGGGTATAACGCTGGCTTCGCTGGGCTTAGGTTGGATCGGTGAAAGCGTTGTGTCGCAGATCATCATCAACATTATGGCTGCTTTTGGTTTTGAGCCGAGCCCTGAAATTGCGCATAGTATTGCCCTGCCAATTGCTTTTGCCCTGATTACGGTACTGCACATTGTGTTTGGTGAGCTGGCGCCTAAATCCATTGCCATACAACGCCCGGAATCCACTACGCTGGCCATTGCCTTGCCGCTCCGCTTTTTCTATATCCTGTTCATCCCGTTTATATGGCTGCTTAACGGTTTCTCAAACTTTATCCTTCGTTCCATTGGCATTCGCTCGCTGCATGGCTCCGAAGTACACTCAGCCGAAGAGTTACGCCTGTTGTTTGAGCAAAGCGCCGAAGGCGGTGCCATTCATGATTCGCAGCACGAACTGATAGAGAATGTGTTCCAGTTTAATGAGCGCATGGTAAAGCAGATCCTGGTGCCGCGTACCAAAATGGTGGCCATTGACAGCAACATCAGCGAACACGACCTGATGGAGATCATCTTTAACGAAGGATACTCGCGCCTGCCTGTTTACAGCGGAAACATCGATAATATAGTTGGGGTACTGTATGTAAAAGACCTGTTGAGCATTATTCGCATGGGTGAGCCTGTGGTACTGGAGAAACTGATCCGCCCTGCTTATTTTGTACCGGAAACCAAGAAGATCAACCGCCTGCTGAAGCAGTTCCAGCGCCGCCATATGCACATAGCTATAGTTACCGATGAGTTTGGTGGCGTATCGGGTATTGTTACCATGGAAGATATTATTGAGGAGCTGGTAGGCGAAATTCAGGATGAGTACGATGAGGAAGTGCCGTTGGTAGAACTGGTAAGCGACTACGAATATAAAGTAAGCGCTTCAGCCCCTATTTCGGACGCCAACGATTTTTTACCTTACCCATTACCCGAAGGCGAAGACTACGAAACAGTTGGCGGACTGGTAAGTGTACTTTACGGCCAGATTCCGGAAGACATCAACGACACGATAGACTTTAATGAATACGAGGTCAGCGTACTGGAGAAGTCAGAAAGAAGCCTGATATCGGTGCTGTTCAGGATTAAAGAAGACATGCGCGAAGATGCGGTTATCAGGGAAATGCCTGAGCATTAA
- a CDS encoding gamma carbonic anhydrase family protein, which produces MPVILPVKGLSPQIGDDTFIAENATIVGDVIMGHECSVWFNAVIRGDVNSIRIGDKTNIQDGAVIHCTYQKAATTIGSNVSVGHNAIVHGCNVEDNVLIGMGSIVMDNAVVQKNCIIAAGAIVLENTVCESGWIYAGIPAKKVKQLSQEQIDGLDKVANNYVMYSGWFTGKE; this is translated from the coding sequence ATGCCTGTTATACTTCCGGTAAAAGGCCTGTCGCCGCAGATAGGCGATGACACATTTATTGCTGAGAACGCAACTATAGTTGGCGATGTAATAATGGGCCACGAGTGCTCGGTATGGTTTAATGCCGTGATTCGGGGAGACGTAAATTCGATCCGGATCGGTGATAAAACGAACATACAGGATGGCGCCGTAATACATTGCACTTACCAGAAAGCCGCTACTACGATTGGTAGCAACGTATCGGTAGGGCATAACGCCATTGTGCACGGCTGCAATGTAGAAGATAACGTGCTGATTGGTATGGGTTCTATAGTGATGGATAATGCCGTAGTGCAGAAGAACTGTATAATTGCCGCCGGCGCTATAGTTCTGGAAAATACCGTGTGCGAATCGGGTTGGATCTATGCGGGCATTCCGGCTAAAAAAGTAAAACAGCTAAGCCAGGAACAGATTGACGGCCTTGACAAAGTAGCTAACAACTATGTAATGTACAGCGGCTGGTTTACCGGCAAAGAGTAA
- a CDS encoding radical SAM protein, giving the protein MLLRIRPVLCNYYVTYRCNAKCSFCDIWEKPSPYITIEDVQQNLRDLKKLGVQVIDFTGGEPLLHRQIDEMLGMAHDMGFITTLTTNAMLYPKFADRLKGKVDMLHFSLDSADKEKHDAGRGVACYDFVMESIKVAKELGERPDILFTVFKHNLHELEEVYQTIAQPNNLVLILNPAFEYNGVETGERLTEEELDYLSAFGKRKGVYLNDGFIQLRKDGGNRISDPVCKAATTTIVISPENELVLPCYHLSTKSYPINGNLQQLYYSPEVEKQKQLEGKLPACEGCTINCYMQPSFAVNLNKYFWKALPSTLKYNYSKGTWKRLFV; this is encoded by the coding sequence ATGCTCCTGAGAATCAGACCTGTACTTTGCAACTATTACGTTACCTACCGCTGTAACGCAAAGTGCTCGTTCTGCGACATCTGGGAAAAACCATCGCCTTACATAACCATAGAAGATGTGCAGCAAAACCTGCGCGACCTGAAGAAACTGGGCGTACAGGTAATTGACTTTACGGGCGGCGAACCACTGCTGCACCGGCAGATCGACGAGATGCTGGGCATGGCGCACGACATGGGCTTTATCACCACACTCACTACTAATGCCATGCTTTACCCGAAATTTGCCGACCGGCTGAAAGGGAAGGTGGACATGCTGCATTTTTCGCTCGACTCGGCTGATAAAGAAAAACACGACGCGGGCAGGGGAGTAGCCTGTTATGATTTTGTGATGGAGTCGATAAAGGTGGCGAAGGAACTGGGCGAGCGGCCGGATATACTTTTCACCGTTTTTAAGCACAACCTGCACGAGCTGGAAGAAGTGTACCAAACTATAGCGCAGCCAAATAACCTGGTCCTTATCCTGAACCCGGCCTTTGAATACAATGGGGTAGAAACCGGCGAACGTTTAACGGAAGAAGAACTCGATTACCTGTCGGCTTTTGGCAAACGGAAAGGCGTGTACCTGAACGACGGTTTTATTCAGCTCCGCAAAGATGGCGGAAACCGTATCAGCGATCCGGTCTGTAAAGCTGCCACCACCACTATCGTTATCTCCCCCGAAAACGAACTGGTTTTGCCGTGTTACCACTTAAGCACCAAAAGCTACCCTATAAACGGCAACCTGCAGCAACTATACTATAGCCCCGAGGTAGAGAAGCAAAAGCAACTGGAAGGGAAACTGCCTGCCTGCGAAGGCTGTACAATTAACTGCTACATGCAACCCAGTTTTGCCGTAAACCTAAACAAGTACTTCTGGAAAGCCCTGCCCAGCACCCTTAAATACAACTATAGCAAAGGCACCTGGAAGAGATTGTTTGTCTGA
- a CDS encoding S66 peptidase family protein, protein MIPPLQPGDRIAIISTARKITAQELAPAIQTFESWGLQVVRGQTIDASYNQFAGNDALRLQDFQQMLDDETIKAIVCARGGYGTTRIIDQVDFTKFKEQPKWVVGFSDVTTIHSHIHNLGIETVHAIMPVLFGRDGTIDSVETLRKVLFGENLNYSSAPHPFNRTGTGRGQLVGGNLSMLHTLTGTRSDISTEGKILFLEDLDEYLYHIDRMLVHLDRSGKLSNLAGLVVGDMSDMKDNAIPFGKTAYEIIMEHTGTYNYPVCFNFPVGHEPLNLALVCGREAVLNVSESGAELRYTEKS, encoded by the coding sequence ATGATACCACCTCTGCAACCCGGCGACCGCATCGCCATTATTTCTACAGCCCGGAAAATAACTGCCCAGGAGCTTGCACCTGCCATCCAGACCTTTGAAAGCTGGGGCCTGCAGGTGGTACGGGGGCAGACAATAGATGCCAGCTACAACCAGTTTGCCGGCAACGATGCCCTGCGTTTGCAAGATTTTCAGCAGATGCTCGACGATGAAACTATAAAAGCCATTGTTTGCGCGCGCGGCGGCTACGGCACTACCCGCATCATCGACCAGGTAGATTTTACAAAGTTTAAAGAGCAGCCTAAGTGGGTGGTTGGCTTCAGCGATGTAACCACTATACACAGCCACATCCATAACCTGGGCATCGAAACCGTACACGCCATTATGCCCGTGCTGTTTGGCCGCGATGGAACTATAGATTCTGTGGAGACTTTGCGTAAAGTGTTGTTTGGCGAGAACTTAAACTATAGCTCGGCACCACACCCATTTAACAGAACAGGCACAGGCAGAGGTCAGTTGGTTGGCGGAAACCTGTCGATGCTGCACACGCTTACCGGCACCAGATCCGACATCAGCACCGAAGGCAAAATCCTCTTCCTCGAAGACCTGGACGAATACCTGTACCATATCGACCGCATGTTGGTGCACCTTGACCGCAGTGGCAAACTAAGCAACCTGGCCGGCCTTGTAGTGGGCGACATGAGCGACATGAAAGATAACGCCATCCCCTTCGGCAAAACCGCTTATGAGATCATTATGGAGCACACCGGCACGTACAATTACCCGGTTTGCTTCAACTTCCCGGTCGGGCACGAGCCGCTGAACCTGGCTTTGGTTTGTGGCAGAGAAGCTGTACTTAATGTGAGTGAGTCGGGGGCCGAATTGAGGTATACTGAGAAAAGCTGA
- a CDS encoding endonuclease III domain-containing protein has product MDAHELLPEEKTLLTHELLNKAYKRLKLEKRRDHMHELISTMLSHRTNHKDEEKAFYTMLERFGDWEGVMNADFEELADAIQTTRYPGQKAPQIQQTLRIIKEERGEFNIDFLEDLPVDEAMDWLTKLPGVGPKTATLLLLFNFYKPVMPVDTHVFRISQRVGLIGAKVTANKAHELLLHMLPEDPVELFNFHVHMLRHGQRVCTFFSPRCEECVLHNICNYYQDVRAKGIDKAA; this is encoded by the coding sequence ATGGATGCACACGAACTACTGCCGGAAGAGAAAACACTACTCACGCACGAGCTCCTGAATAAAGCCTACAAGCGGCTGAAGCTGGAAAAGCGCCGCGACCACATGCACGAGCTGATCTCTACGATGCTCTCGCACCGCACCAACCACAAAGACGAGGAAAAAGCTTTTTATACCATGCTGGAGCGTTTCGGAGATTGGGAGGGTGTGATGAACGCTGATTTTGAAGAGCTGGCCGACGCCATACAAACCACCCGCTACCCCGGCCAGAAAGCGCCCCAGATACAGCAAACATTACGGATTATAAAAGAAGAGCGCGGCGAGTTCAACATCGATTTCCTGGAAGACCTGCCTGTAGATGAAGCGATGGACTGGCTAACCAAACTGCCTGGCGTTGGCCCTAAAACTGCTACTTTGCTGTTGCTTTTTAACTTTTACAAACCAGTAATGCCCGTCGATACGCACGTGTTCCGGATAAGCCAGCGCGTAGGGTTGATAGGTGCCAAAGTTACTGCCAACAAAGCCCACGAACTGCTGCTGCACATGCTCCCCGAAGACCCTGTCGAGCTATTCAACTTTCATGTGCACATGCTGCGCCACGGCCAACGGGTGTGTACGTTTTTCTCCCCCAGATGCGAGGAATGCGTGCTGCATAACATCTGTAATTATTACCAGGATGTGCGGGCAAAGGGAATTGATAAAGCGGCTTAA
- a CDS encoding GNAT family N-acetyltransferase — protein MPHYRSFETERLLLKPSTEEDAAFVLELLNTPKWLQYIGDRKVHTLEAAKEYIQNRMLPQYAKLGYGNYTVTRKADGAKLGNCGLYDREGLEGIDIGFAFLPAYEGQGYALEAATEVKRAAIEVFGLTRIGAITTKENTASQKLLEKLGLRFLKTVQLPNSEEELQYYELIVTPA, from the coding sequence ATGCCACATTATAGATCATTTGAAACGGAGCGGCTGCTGCTAAAACCAAGTACTGAGGAAGATGCTGCTTTTGTACTGGAGCTGCTGAACACGCCCAAATGGCTGCAGTATATTGGCGACCGGAAAGTGCATACCCTGGAAGCTGCAAAAGAATATATCCAAAACCGCATGTTGCCACAGTATGCAAAGTTAGGCTACGGCAACTATACCGTTACCCGGAAAGCTGATGGTGCAAAACTGGGCAATTGTGGCCTCTACGACCGCGAAGGATTGGAAGGAATAGACATCGGGTTTGCGTTTTTGCCCGCCTACGAAGGCCAAGGGTATGCATTAGAGGCTGCCACAGAAGTTAAACGTGCCGCCATAGAAGTTTTCGGCCTGACACGCATCGGCGCCATTACCACAAAAGAAAACACCGCTTCTCAGAAGCTACTGGAAAAGCTGGGCTTAAGATTCCTGAAAACGGTACAGCTGCCCAACAGCGAGGAGGAGCTTCAATACTATGAACTTATAGTTACACCTGCTTAG
- a CDS encoding MBL fold metallo-hydrolase, with the protein MQIKFLGTGGAFDVNYLNSAALLKFREKNILIDCGFTVFPALIHKNLINKVDHILLTHLHNDHIGSLPTLLLYKSIIEKSPRPVIIYPSEHLKKQLYTILEPQVKNPDKYAEFVPLDQFKGITAIDTFGQHSEGMQTYAYVFDEEEDRIAYSGDLGKPETLFERLDKMPPLRTCVFHELTFNAENTGHTYYKKLLPYLTNYNVFGYHCDPTQSPSDNPIRLVFYQSNLMA; encoded by the coding sequence ATGCAGATAAAATTTTTGGGAACCGGCGGTGCATTTGATGTAAATTACCTGAACTCGGCAGCGTTGCTTAAGTTCAGAGAGAAGAATATTCTGATCGACTGCGGTTTTACGGTCTTCCCGGCGCTGATCCATAAAAACCTGATAAACAAAGTAGACCATATTCTGCTGACGCACCTGCACAACGACCACATCGGAAGCCTGCCAACCTTGCTGCTGTATAAAAGCATAATCGAGAAAAGTCCACGCCCCGTTATAATTTATCCATCCGAGCATCTGAAAAAACAACTATACACCATACTGGAGCCGCAGGTAAAAAACCCTGACAAATACGCTGAGTTTGTCCCGTTGGATCAGTTTAAAGGCATAACCGCCATTGATACCTTCGGACAGCACTCCGAGGGCATGCAAACCTACGCGTATGTATTTGATGAAGAGGAAGATCGCATTGCTTATTCCGGGGACTTAGGAAAGCCTGAAACACTTTTTGAAAGGCTGGATAAAATGCCTCCGCTACGCACCTGCGTGTTTCATGAGCTAACGTTTAACGCCGAAAATACAGGCCACACCTACTATAAAAAGCTGCTGCCCTACCTTACCAATTACAATGTATTTGGTTACCACTGCGACCCTACACAAAGCCCATCAGATAACCCCATCCGGCTCGTGTTTTACCAATCAAACCTGATGGCCTGA
- a CDS encoding TonB-dependent receptor domain-containing protein, giving the protein MAFLLFFVAHSIFAQKSNNVEANINIKGTVIDSTTNSSLAYVTIVVQEKQTDQVIKHMLTSEKGMFEMTGLAYKEYRLILSYVGYKTKTIDLPAFTSPTINLGVIHLTSTITLLNEVQVVIQKPLVEHDADKVTYNAELDPESTTHNALDLLRKVPLLTVDADDNLQLNGNNSYQVLVNGKRSSLFTGNLRDVLKGLPASAIKKVEVVTNPPARYEASGVGGIINIVTHRKSISGYNGAVNLGVNTPKGYSAGSHITASAGKLNFSARASTSTNTSPGTRSFFFRDDLTRRNRLEQTGESTTKNGSQSGGTELSYDLGPHDNITASYSLSSITGNNSYKQLVEQLDTAGTQTEAYRNLNSSENDGNGYDLSLSYQHTSRKNEEQLLSLLFNLANNDNNSTTDFTLQPVYNYTGRESKTAYNDRSREYALQADYIQPLGKQTLEFGVKSVLEENSSDYFYKTRNPETGEFILDVNQSNDFDYNQDVHAAYISLNLKKGKWGLRSGLRAEQTILDARFRSSGTEVDQNYLSLFPNIMLSFMLKGYSSIKLSYTQRIDRPGLYYLDPYVDLTDPLNISYGNPDLHPATNHTVQAGFDTFFKGTSINASVFHSFTNNSIEQFTTLGTDSVARTTFGNLGQNRNYGLTLSANTTLFKKLNLSLNTGTNYITFTSQLEGKPQTNNGFTYYGHGNVSFRFNRSWRAGGNVGYDSPNILLQGKTGGNTWSSLSVNKDFLKDNKASISLAVRSPFRKTRRALTEITNTAFYQRRESYTEMRQFSLSFNYRFGKLK; this is encoded by the coding sequence ATGGCTTTCCTACTTTTCTTTGTAGCACATTCTATATTTGCACAAAAATCTAATAATGTAGAGGCTAATATAAATATCAAAGGCACTGTTATAGACTCAACTACCAACTCCTCACTTGCCTATGTAACTATAGTTGTACAGGAAAAACAAACAGACCAGGTTATAAAGCACATGCTCACTTCGGAAAAGGGCATGTTTGAGATGACAGGCCTTGCATACAAAGAGTACCGGTTAATACTCTCTTATGTAGGCTACAAAACCAAAACTATAGATCTGCCCGCTTTTACCTCACCAACTATAAACCTTGGGGTAATACATCTCACCTCTACAATTACCCTCCTCAATGAAGTACAGGTTGTTATACAGAAGCCTCTTGTAGAGCATGATGCAGATAAAGTCACTTACAACGCGGAGCTTGACCCGGAGAGCACAACTCATAACGCACTGGACTTGCTTCGTAAAGTACCCTTGTTAACTGTAGATGCTGATGATAACCTGCAACTTAATGGCAATAATTCTTACCAGGTATTGGTAAATGGCAAAAGGTCGTCTTTGTTTACCGGTAACCTGCGCGATGTGCTGAAAGGTCTACCGGCCAGTGCTATTAAAAAAGTAGAAGTTGTTACTAATCCGCCTGCCCGATATGAGGCCTCGGGAGTGGGCGGAATCATTAACATCGTAACTCACCGTAAAAGTATAAGTGGCTATAATGGTGCTGTAAACTTAGGAGTAAACACCCCAAAGGGTTATAGTGCAGGCAGTCATATCACGGCCAGTGCCGGCAAATTAAATTTCTCTGCCCGCGCCAGTACTAGCACCAACACAAGCCCCGGCACCAGGAGCTTTTTTTTCAGGGACGATCTTACCCGCCGGAACAGGCTGGAGCAAACAGGAGAAAGCACTACTAAAAACGGGTCTCAGAGTGGAGGCACCGAACTAAGCTATGACCTGGGCCCTCACGACAACATCACGGCCTCTTATAGTTTGAGCAGCATAACAGGTAACAATAGTTATAAGCAACTGGTCGAGCAACTAGATACAGCCGGCACACAGACAGAAGCCTACCGCAACCTGAACTCAAGTGAAAATGATGGAAACGGCTATGACCTGAGTTTAAGCTACCAGCATACATCCAGGAAAAACGAGGAGCAGCTACTTTCCCTATTGTTTAACCTGGCAAACAACGACAACAACAGTACAACAGACTTTACGCTACAGCCCGTTTATAACTATACAGGTCGCGAAAGCAAAACAGCTTACAACGATAGATCAAGAGAGTATGCGCTGCAGGCTGACTATATACAGCCGCTTGGGAAGCAGACATTGGAGTTTGGTGTAAAATCTGTACTAGAAGAGAACAGCAGCGACTATTTTTATAAAACCCGTAACCCCGAAACAGGTGAATTTATACTTGACGTAAACCAGAGCAATGATTTTGACTACAACCAGGATGTGCATGCCGCCTACATTTCTCTGAACCTGAAAAAAGGCAAATGGGGCCTGAGAAGCGGTTTAAGGGCAGAGCAGACAATATTAGATGCCAGGTTCAGATCGTCTGGTACCGAAGTAGATCAGAATTACCTTAGCCTGTTCCCCAATATTATGCTGTCTTTTATGCTGAAAGGCTATAGCTCCATTAAGTTATCCTATACCCAGCGAATAGACAGGCCCGGACTCTATTACCTGGACCCTTACGTGGACCTGACCGACCCTTTAAACATCAGTTATGGCAACCCGGATCTGCACCCTGCTACCAACCATACGGTGCAGGCGGGTTTTGATACGTTCTTTAAAGGTACATCTATCAATGCCAGTGTATTCCATAGTTTCACCAACAACTCTATAGAACAGTTTACCACCTTAGGCACCGACTCCGTTGCGCGCACCACCTTCGGTAATTTAGGTCAGAACCGTAACTATGGGCTTACCCTAAGCGCTAATACTACTTTGTTTAAAAAGCTTAATCTTAGCCTGAACACCGGTACTAATTACATCACATTTACCAGCCAGCTGGAAGGAAAGCCACAAACCAATAACGGCTTTACATATTATGGGCACGGAAACGTAAGTTTCAGGTTTAACAGGAGCTGGCGGGCCGGAGGTAATGTGGGGTATGATTCTCCTAACATTTTATTACAGGGCAAAACAGGTGGCAATACCTGGAGCAGCCTTTCTGTAAACAAAGACTTCCTGAAAGATAACAAAGCAAGTATAAGCCTCGCCGTCAGGAGCCCATTCCGAAAAACCCGCCGTGCCTTAACAGAGATTACAAATACAGCCTTTTACCAGCGCCGTGAGTCCTACACCGAAATGCGCCAGTTCAGCCTGTCTTTTAACTATCGTTTCGGGAAGCTGAAATAA
- a CDS encoding AbgT family transporter, protein MPAVQEKKSGIDRFLSVIERIGNALPHPATLFAGFALLIIILSWVASLFDMAVVHPGTGETVAPVNLISAEGLHMILTRMVTNFTGFAPLGTVLVSLLGIGIAEGTGLIGAVLRLVVLASPKRLLTFVIVFAGVLSNTASEVGYVLLVPLAAIIFLAAGRHPLAGLAAAFAGVSGGYSANLLLGTVDPLLAGLSTEAAKIIDPNYVVNPAANYYFMFVSTFLIAGLGTWVTERIVVPRLGEYTGDEKPQSIDRLNPQEKRGILYATIAVLLMSAFILGGLIPENGYLRDPETGDILNSPFMSGIVAFIFILAGVAGIAYGIGAKTIKNDSDVMRGMAKSMETLGSYIVLVFFAAQFVAYFNWTNLGLILAINGADVLKTMGLSDIPLMIMFILVAATINLVMGSASAKWAIMAPVFIPMFMLLGYTPEFTQTAYRIGDSVTNIISPMMSYFALIVAFIQRYDKNAGIGTVISTMLPYTVVFFIGWTLLFIVWIIFGWPVGPGAEMYMPK, encoded by the coding sequence ATGCCTGCAGTTCAAGAAAAAAAATCCGGCATCGACAGGTTTCTGTCCGTGATCGAGCGCATCGGGAATGCCCTGCCACACCCAGCCACGCTTTTTGCCGGCTTCGCCCTGCTTATCATTATTTTGTCGTGGGTAGCCAGCCTGTTTGATATGGCCGTTGTGCACCCCGGCACAGGCGAAACGGTAGCACCTGTGAACCTGATCTCTGCCGAAGGGCTGCACATGATCCTGACGCGCATGGTAACCAATTTTACAGGCTTTGCGCCGCTGGGTACGGTGTTGGTGTCGTTGCTGGGTATTGGTATTGCCGAGGGGACAGGCCTGATAGGGGCAGTGCTGCGCCTGGTAGTGCTGGCCTCGCCAAAGCGTCTGCTTACCTTTGTAATTGTATTTGCCGGCGTTTTGTCTAACACTGCTTCAGAGGTCGGCTATGTGCTGCTGGTACCACTGGCGGCTATTATTTTCCTGGCGGCGGGCCGTCATCCGCTGGCTGGTCTGGCGGCTGCCTTTGCCGGCGTATCGGGTGGCTATAGCGCCAACCTGTTGCTGGGTACCGTCGACCCGCTGCTGGCCGGCCTTTCCACCGAAGCTGCCAAGATCATCGATCCGAACTATGTGGTAAACCCTGCCGCCAACTATTATTTCATGTTCGTTTCTACTTTCCTGATCGCAGGTTTAGGAACATGGGTAACCGAAAGGATTGTGGTACCACGCCTGGGCGAATACACCGGCGATGAAAAACCACAAAGCATCGATCGCCTGAATCCGCAGGAAAAGCGTGGCATCCTTTACGCAACTATAGCCGTGCTGCTGATGTCGGCTTTTATTCTGGGCGGCCTGATTCCGGAAAATGGTTACCTGAGAGACCCTGAGACCGGCGACATCCTGAACTCGCCTTTTATGTCAGGTATTGTAGCGTTTATCTTTATCCTGGCTGGCGTAGCGGGTATTGCTTATGGTATTGGTGCCAAAACCATTAAAAACGACAGCGATGTGATGCGCGGCATGGCCAAGTCGATGGAGACCCTGGGCTCTTACATAGTACTTGTATTTTTTGCTGCGCAGTTCGTAGCTTACTTTAACTGGACCAACCTGGGGCTTATACTGGCGATTAACGGTGCAGATGTGCTGAAAACAATGGGTCTGAGTGATATTCCGCTGATGATCATGTTTATACTGGTGGCAGCAACTATAAACCTGGTGATGGGTTCGGCCTCGGCTAAATGGGCTATTATGGCGCCTGTGTTTATCCCGATGTTTATGCTGTTGGGCTATACCCCGGAATTCACCCAAACCGCTTACCGTATCGGCGACAGTGTAACCAATATTATTTCGCCTATGATGTCGTACTTTGCCCTGATCGTGGCTTTTATACAGCGCTATGATAAAAATGCCGGTATCGGTACGGTTATCTCTACCATGTTGCCTTACACGGTCGTGTTCTTCATCGGCTGGACCTTGCTGTTCATCGTCTGGATTATTTTCGGGTGGCCGGTTGGGCCTGGTGCCGAAATGTATATGCCGAAGTAA